The proteins below come from a single Nitrosospira sp. Is2 genomic window:
- a CDS encoding ABC1 kinase family protein, translating into MLWQALMAARDLGRLHEIASILIRYGFGDMVRRMGLANALERTGRALRWNEATELAQLEPPARVRRAMEEMGPTFVKLGQILATRVDLFDPEWIEEFSKLQDSTLPSPYPEVYQQLTEDLGAPPEEVFAAFDPEPLAAGSIAQVHRARLADGSEVVVKVRRPGVRAVIEADLRWVSRLAEAIETGNTELRHFHWREVVRQFNQSLRRELDFAAECRHAERIAANFAGYSDPDSTVPANQGVAGAVAEPHGLPLLIVIPKVYWQWTGERVCVQEYIDGIPGRDLAAVERAGLDRKVLARRGVNAVLKMIAVDGLFHADPHPGNVFYLPGNRIAFIDFGMVGRLSDERRDQLIHLLLGLVQHEPALVANVLLDWTGTGIVNEEALTAEIQTFVDQHLGMPLKQLKLGTMLADLVAILRSHQLSLPPDLVLFIKAFISLEGMGRELDPELDLAGEALPMLREALLVRYAPAALAKRGWHAASEISKLMSDLPRDLSQLLRAARRGRLELHIDVGHLKHVGDQLDGATNRLIVGIIVASIIVGSSVVMTVSGGPTLFGLPFFGLLGFVFASIGGIWLILSISRSNKAERESRERKP; encoded by the coding sequence ATGCTTTGGCAAGCGCTGATGGCGGCGCGCGACCTCGGCCGGCTGCACGAGATTGCATCCATCCTGATCCGTTACGGGTTTGGCGACATGGTGCGCCGGATGGGGCTCGCCAATGCGCTGGAGCGGACGGGGCGCGCATTAAGGTGGAATGAAGCCACTGAGTTGGCTCAGCTTGAGCCGCCCGCCCGAGTGCGTCGCGCCATGGAGGAAATGGGCCCGACGTTTGTCAAGCTTGGCCAGATCCTCGCTACCCGCGTCGATCTCTTCGATCCCGAGTGGATCGAGGAATTCAGCAAGTTGCAGGACAGCACGCTCCCTTCCCCCTATCCGGAGGTTTATCAGCAGCTCACGGAAGACCTGGGTGCTCCGCCGGAGGAAGTATTTGCCGCATTTGATCCGGAGCCACTGGCGGCCGGTTCCATTGCCCAGGTGCATCGAGCTCGGCTCGCGGATGGGAGCGAAGTCGTGGTCAAGGTGCGCCGGCCCGGGGTGAGGGCGGTGATCGAGGCCGATCTGCGCTGGGTCTCGCGACTGGCGGAAGCGATCGAAACCGGTAACACCGAATTGCGCCACTTTCACTGGCGGGAGGTGGTCCGGCAGTTCAACCAGTCGCTGCGGCGGGAACTTGATTTCGCGGCGGAGTGCCGGCATGCGGAACGCATAGCGGCGAACTTTGCCGGGTATTCCGATCCTGATTCAACGGTCCCTGCGAATCAAGGTGTCGCAGGGGCAGTGGCGGAACCCCATGGCCTGCCCTTGCTTATTGTGATTCCAAAGGTATATTGGCAATGGACGGGTGAGCGGGTGTGCGTGCAGGAGTATATCGACGGCATCCCTGGTCGCGACCTTGCGGCTGTCGAGCGGGCGGGGCTTGACCGCAAGGTGCTTGCACGCCGCGGCGTGAATGCCGTACTCAAGATGATTGCAGTGGACGGCCTGTTCCACGCTGACCCGCATCCCGGCAACGTATTCTATTTACCCGGCAACCGCATCGCCTTCATTGATTTCGGCATGGTCGGCAGGCTTTCCGACGAGCGGCGTGACCAGTTGATCCATTTGTTGCTCGGCCTCGTGCAGCACGAGCCCGCGCTCGTCGCCAATGTGCTGCTTGACTGGACAGGGACCGGCATAGTAAACGAAGAAGCACTTACGGCTGAAATTCAGACGTTCGTCGACCAGCATCTCGGCATGCCGTTGAAACAACTTAAGCTGGGAACCATGCTGGCCGATCTAGTGGCAATCCTGCGTTCACACCAGCTCTCCTTGCCGCCCGATCTGGTGCTCTTCATCAAGGCATTCATTTCGCTCGAAGGAATGGGCCGGGAACTCGATCCGGAGCTGGATCTGGCGGGAGAAGCGCTACCCATGCTGCGAGAGGCATTATTAGTCCGCTACGCCCCCGCAGCGCTGGCCAAACGCGGCTGGCACGCCGCCTCTGAGATATCCAAGCTGATGTCCGATCTGCCGCGGGATCTCTCACAACTGCTGCGGGCGGCGCGACGAGGGAGGCTGGAACTTCACATCGATGTGGGACATCTCAAGCATGTGGGCGATCAGCTGGACGGGGCGACAAACCGGCTGATCGTCGGCATCATCGTTGCCTCCATCATTGTCGGCTCATCTGTCGTGATGACGGTATCCGGTGGACCCACCCTGTTCGGGTTGCCCTTTTTCGGTTTGCTCGGCTTCGTATTCGCATCGATCGGGGGGATTTGGCTAATACTTTCCATCTCGCGCAGCAACAAGGCAGAACGGGAGAGTCGGGAGAGGAAGCCCTAG
- a CDS encoding carbonic anhydrase family protein: MSKLSFRLLQVAPLASALFLTGLPAVKAATMDDLLAGMEEQSPVDIRPDNTFFRRLAPLQFSLSSDTDLSVLNTGSPSHESAIKANILPGAGSVTVDGHTYNLAQFHFHTPSEHLESSKATPLELHMVFADSTDNLLVVGRWINQGSFNSALDPIFSDLPTASETHQVSDFNLNSLLPDNLQSFRYEGSLTTPPFTEEVTWINLAQPLEMAAAQIQAYRDLFPHGNTRPVQPLGDRIILTDVPGFVTNVPEPQTYAMFLAGLGLLGFMSRRSRQT; the protein is encoded by the coding sequence GTGAGCAAATTATCGTTTCGTCTGCTGCAAGTTGCACCCCTCGCTTCGGCTCTGTTTCTGACGGGTCTGCCTGCTGTAAAGGCGGCCACCATGGATGACCTACTGGCTGGAATGGAGGAGCAAAGTCCTGTTGATATTCGTCCGGATAACACCTTTTTCCGCCGACTGGCTCCGCTACAGTTCAGTTTGAGTTCAGACACAGACTTAAGCGTACTCAACACCGGTTCGCCCAGCCACGAGAGCGCCATCAAAGCAAATATTCTCCCCGGGGCAGGATCAGTCACAGTTGATGGCCATACCTATAACCTGGCTCAATTCCACTTTCACACGCCCTCGGAGCATCTGGAAAGCAGCAAGGCCACGCCCCTGGAGTTGCATATGGTATTCGCCGACTCCACGGATAATCTTCTGGTGGTGGGGCGGTGGATAAACCAGGGCAGCTTCAATAGCGCGCTTGACCCGATTTTCTCGGACTTGCCAACAGCAAGCGAAACGCATCAGGTGTCCGACTTTAACCTGAATTCACTTCTGCCCGACAATCTGCAATCATTTCGTTACGAGGGGTCGCTCACGACTCCCCCATTTACCGAGGAGGTAACCTGGATAAACCTGGCGCAGCCGCTCGAAATGGCGGCCGCCCAAATCCAGGCTTATCGAGACCTCTTCCCCCACGGCAACACGCGTCCGGTTCAACCCCTCGGTGATCGAATCATACTTACAGATGTGCCAGGGTTCGTCACCAACGTTCCGGAACCGCAAACCTATGCCATGTTCCTGGCGGGATTGGGTTTGCTTGGTTTTATGTCGCGGCGAAGCAGGCAGACGTAA
- a CDS encoding SinR family protein, with the protein MAMYCIGYELKNPGNTNATLIEEIETYETWWHCLESTWIIASPKTADQVRDHLQQYMGLNDKLVVVEIAGNAAWVGFDKECSDWLTNL; encoded by the coding sequence ATGGCCATGTATTGCATCGGGTACGAGCTTAAAAACCCGGGAAACACTAATGCCACTCTGATAGAGGAAATCGAAACCTACGAGACGTGGTGGCACTGCCTGGAATCAACCTGGATTATTGCTTCCCCTAAAACAGCAGATCAGGTGAGGGATCATCTTCAACAGTACATGGGCTTGAACGATAAGCTCGTAGTGGTTGAAATTGCCGGCAATGCCGCCTGGGTGGGTTTTGATAAAGAATGCTCGGATTGGTTAACTAATCTCTAA
- a CDS encoding DUF899 family protein has translation MLKDEQELVEKVKSVAERRRNLPLGGRLKENYVFQRANEGKVGGEREILGAVCGQNTTLLYSFMYGPNWDHPCSSCTSLVDGFDRTWYQVTQGATFVAIAKAPAARINAWAKQRGWSQIAMVSGGGSAYQADYKCQGDSDDMQWPMMHVFRERDGKIYRFWESELPMNHVDTVWAYRNLMDFTPEGWPDIPTPPQNFKSEFLEKNYLNQD, from the coding sequence TTGCTCAAAGACGAACAAGAGCTTGTCGAAAAAGTAAAATCTGTAGCAGAAAGACGCCGCAATCTCCCTCTCGGCGGGCGACTGAAAGAGAACTACGTCTTCCAACGGGCCAATGAAGGAAAAGTAGGGGGAGAGCGTGAAATTCTCGGAGCTGTTTGCGGACAAAACACGACGCTGCTCTACTCATTTATGTACGGTCCGAACTGGGACCATCCCTGTTCTTCGTGTACGTCGCTCGTCGATGGGTTTGATCGAACCTGGTATCAGGTCACTCAAGGTGCCACGTTTGTCGCAATTGCCAAAGCCCCGGCGGCTCGAATCAATGCGTGGGCAAAACAGCGCGGATGGTCGCAAATTGCGATGGTTTCCGGAGGGGGCTCTGCCTATCAGGCTGATTACAAATGCCAGGGAGACTCTGATGATATGCAATGGCCGATGATGCATGTATTCAGGGAGCGGGATGGAAAGATTTATCGCTTCTGGGAAAGTGAGCTGCCGATGAATCATGTCGACACGGTGTGGGCGTATCGGAATCTCATGGACTTTACGCCAGAGGGCTGGCCTGATATTCCCACTCCGCCACAGAATTTCAAGTCCGAATTCCTGGAAAAAAACTATCTGAACCAGGATTAG
- a CDS encoding Crp/Fnr family transcriptional regulator — translation MSVLHSPKQNQLLAALPADEYARLLPHLELVDLPLGQVIYEPNTRISQLYFPTTCIIARMYELESGISRQVSMIGNEGVTGVSLLLGSETTPATVTVQSPGYSYRIKASVLKNEFESGGFLQHLMLRFSQALLFQTEQCAVDHRQTVEQQLCRFLLMSQDRLAVASLPMTHELVGAMLGVRRESVTQAAQTLQADGAIQYRRGHITVVDRALLEERASDGYAVVKKLYQRLLQSKPASSTVKVIRAVAA, via the coding sequence ATGTCAGTACTGCACAGCCCAAAGCAAAATCAGCTATTAGCGGCACTGCCTGCAGATGAATATGCCCGCTTACTGCCACATCTGGAATTGGTGGATTTGCCATTGGGTCAAGTAATCTATGAACCTAATACTCGGATTAGCCAGCTTTATTTTCCAACAACCTGCATTATTGCCCGCATGTATGAACTGGAGTCCGGAATTTCCCGGCAGGTCTCGATGATTGGGAACGAAGGGGTCACCGGGGTATCCCTGCTATTAGGGTCGGAAACTACGCCTGCCACAGTTACGGTGCAAAGCCCCGGCTATAGCTATCGTATCAAGGCGAGCGTGCTGAAAAATGAGTTCGAGTCCGGCGGCTTCCTGCAGCACCTGATGTTGCGTTTCAGCCAGGCCCTGCTATTTCAGACTGAACAGTGTGCCGTGGACCATCGGCAAACCGTGGAGCAGCAACTTTGCCGGTTTTTGCTGATGAGTCAGGACCGTCTTGCAGTTGCATCCCTTCCCATGACGCACGAATTGGTGGGGGCGATGCTCGGGGTCCGCCGTGAAAGCGTAACCCAGGCTGCGCAGACGCTACAGGCAGACGGCGCCATCCAGTACCGGCGCGGCCATATAACGGTAGTGGATAGGGCACTGCTAGAAGAGCGAGCAAGCGATGGCTACGCCGTGGTTAAAAAACTATACCAGCGGCTGTTGCAAAGCAAACCCGCCAGCAGTACCGTCAAGGTAATCAGAGCTGTCGCCGCTTAG
- a CDS encoding alginate export family protein gives MDRAAGEEVTPTTRLEVETATDRVADRDTGGAIQGNAVKYGWRIMLATIIGVSPIGSVQANGSLLNGSSSGPEAQPPSARQRAEQLAQAAAPGADSAPAKSSDENYKWLIKSPDEGNKWAIPAADKSAASEKPAGSPEAKPNGDNKSTSYYRPANSYATNPDSDPPRYVRRLSQTGIEAFKDIHWLDIGFEFRTRYEMRHDDFRRVEAGFDNPFFIRSRAYLGIREILDPFRFAVEFQDSRVYNNRFPTTDQENNPYDLIQGYGELNFKNALGQDDRKQNRPIRFRAGRMAYETLDRRFIARNEWRNTTNTFEGFRLNLGREANDWEIDTFGYQPVKRLQTQFDEANDHLWFFGTIGHWRKWSDIITLQPYYMGQKQTADPNGHTATNRLDREIHMPSLRGYGLIGTTGLDFDVNFSYQFGTNGTERHDAYGYTTEVGYKFKHAWKPRLSGFYGYATGDRHPNDGVNNRFDRFFGFARPWSSDHYIIYENIKHPRIRFDLQPTQKLGIEASYAWFWLASSTDRLFDTFDGNISVVRDPGFNRDRTGRSGDEVGNGVELRVRYQIDPRINTVIGYSHFIAGDFIKNRMVAHPEEITQRPGFSDFFYVEVLITAFK, from the coding sequence ATGGACCGCGCCGCAGGCGAGGAAGTAACACCGACCACAAGACTGGAGGTGGAAACAGCAACCGATAGGGTCGCCGACCGGGATACCGGAGGAGCCATTCAGGGGAATGCAGTGAAATACGGGTGGCGAATCATGCTTGCAACGATAATCGGCGTATCACCGATCGGGTCAGTTCAGGCTAATGGCAGTCTATTGAATGGCTCATCGAGCGGCCCGGAGGCCCAACCCCCGTCCGCGCGGCAACGGGCCGAACAGTTGGCGCAGGCAGCGGCACCCGGCGCGGATAGCGCGCCGGCCAAATCCTCGGATGAAAATTACAAATGGCTCATCAAGTCGCCAGACGAGGGCAATAAATGGGCGATCCCGGCAGCGGATAAATCCGCCGCATCCGAAAAACCGGCTGGGTCACCCGAAGCCAAACCGAACGGGGATAACAAATCCACCAGCTATTATCGCCCAGCGAACAGTTATGCGACCAATCCGGACTCCGATCCGCCCCGATATGTGCGACGGCTGAGCCAGACCGGCATTGAGGCATTCAAGGACATCCACTGGCTCGATATCGGTTTCGAGTTTCGCACCCGCTATGAAATGCGCCACGATGATTTCCGCCGTGTCGAAGCAGGATTCGACAACCCGTTTTTTATACGTTCGCGAGCCTACCTGGGCATAAGGGAAATTCTCGACCCGTTCCGCTTTGCAGTCGAGTTCCAGGACTCGCGGGTCTACAACAACCGGTTTCCGACAACTGACCAGGAAAACAACCCGTACGACCTGATCCAGGGATACGGGGAATTGAATTTTAAAAATGCGTTGGGCCAGGACGATCGCAAGCAGAACCGTCCAATCAGGTTTCGGGCAGGGCGTATGGCTTATGAAACGCTGGATCGGCGTTTTATCGCACGCAACGAATGGCGTAATACCACGAATACCTTCGAAGGCTTTCGCCTGAACCTCGGGCGGGAAGCGAACGACTGGGAAATTGATACATTTGGCTACCAGCCGGTCAAGCGCCTGCAGACCCAATTCGATGAGGCCAACGACCACCTTTGGTTTTTTGGCACAATCGGGCATTGGCGCAAGTGGTCCGATATCATCACGCTGCAACCTTATTATATGGGCCAGAAGCAGACTGCTGATCCCAACGGCCATACCGCAACCAACCGGCTTGATCGCGAGATTCACATGCCATCGTTGCGCGGCTACGGACTGATCGGGACTACCGGGCTCGATTTCGATGTGAACTTCAGCTACCAGTTCGGTACTAACGGCACCGAGCGTCATGATGCCTACGGTTATACCACCGAGGTGGGGTATAAGTTCAAGCACGCCTGGAAGCCGCGTCTCAGTGGCTTTTACGGTTATGCTACAGGTGACCGGCATCCCAATGACGGCGTGAACAATCGTTTCGACCGTTTTTTTGGCTTTGCACGCCCATGGTCGTCAGATCACTATATTATTTATGAAAACATCAAGCATCCCCGAATCAGGTTTGACCTGCAGCCGACCCAGAAACTGGGGATTGAAGCCAGCTATGCCTGGTTCTGGCTGGCGAGCAGTACCGACCGGCTGTTCGACACTTTTGATGGCAACATCAGCGTCGTCAGGGACCCCGGCTTCAATCGGGACAGGACCGGGAGAAGCGGCGACGAGGTCGGGAACGGGGTGGAACTGCGCGTACGTTATCAGATTGACCCGAGAATCAACACAGTCATTGGTTATTCGCACTTCATCGCTGGGGACTTCATCAAAAACCGGATGGTGGCGCACCCCGAGGAAATCACGCAGCGTCCGGGCTTTAGTGATTTTTTCTACGTAGAGGTGTTGATCACGGCGTTTAAATGA
- a CDS encoding PEP-CTERM sorting domain-containing protein yields MYKLANLAAACGIIVATMSTANAIPIYIAADFSGGISTVKDLGSSLGLQKTNTCSGCDAGSVSGTVLFDTSLIPGNGTGIVNVPLAAVAGASNDVVFDIVFGIRPLEFKFGDSDIVGGPSIQFRNGVFNGFFLVEDFSYNGTPFELSVQGGVWDIRGWKNHSYSDLAASGYLNVGNGGLTNQTVFDPVQQPAEIATVPEPTTVALIALGVWGLIMARRRESLRARLEVTERSHTKEEPGLPRSNSAPEKELSADREPNAS; encoded by the coding sequence ATGTACAAACTAGCTAACCTGGCGGCAGCCTGCGGGATTATCGTTGCAACAATGTCCACTGCCAACGCTATACCTATTTATATCGCCGCCGATTTCTCTGGCGGTATCTCGACAGTGAAAGATTTGGGGAGTAGCCTGGGCTTGCAAAAAACAAACACCTGCAGCGGCTGCGACGCCGGTAGCGTGAGCGGGACCGTGCTGTTTGATACAAGTCTTATACCGGGCAATGGTACGGGCATCGTTAATGTTCCGTTAGCGGCCGTCGCAGGCGCATCCAATGATGTTGTGTTCGACATTGTTTTCGGCATTAGGCCATTGGAATTTAAGTTCGGGGATTCCGATATAGTGGGTGGACCATCGATCCAGTTCAGGAACGGCGTGTTTAACGGTTTTTTCCTGGTGGAGGATTTTTCATATAACGGAACGCCCTTCGAACTTAGCGTGCAAGGGGGCGTGTGGGACATAAGAGGCTGGAAGAACCATTCTTACTCGGATTTGGCGGCTTCCGGCTACCTTAACGTGGGCAACGGTGGGCTAACGAATCAGACTGTATTTGATCCAGTACAGCAGCCTGCGGAGATCGCAACGGTCCCGGAGCCCACCACCGTCGCGCTGATCGCTCTCGGGGTATGGGGGCTCATCATGGCGCGGCGCCGGGAGAGTTTGCGGGCGCGGCTCGAGGTTACCGAGCGGAGCCACACAAAGGAAGAACCGGGTCTGCCGCGTTCCAATTCCGCCCCTGAAAAAGAGTTGTCAGCTGATCGCGAACCGAACGCAAGCTGA